From a region of the Candidatus Eremiobacterota bacterium genome:
- the ruvB gene encoding Holliday junction branch migration DNA helicase RuvB, whose product MKDERRNTGGLLSTKPLDDELAYDESIRPRTLEEYIGQESIKKNLKVFLEAALKRGEALDHVLLYGAPGLGKTTLAAIIARELGRNLRSTSGPAIERPIDLIITLKSLKEGDVLFIDEIHRLRRPIEEILYPAMEDFTLDRVMSKGVAARPIKIDIPRFTLIGATTRGGAISSPLRARFGIIFSMGFYEAAHLRQIVSRASRILRVSLEDESAVEIAGRSRGTPRIANRLLRRLRDFAEVKGGGTITITLARHALEQLGIDRHGLDSVDRKLLEILVVKFRGKPVGIETIAASLGEEPENIEEVYEPYLLQLGFIDKTNRGRVATAPAFEYLGVPMPL is encoded by the coding sequence ATGAAGGATGAGCGCCGCAATACGGGGGGCCTCCTCTCAACAAAGCCCCTCGATGACGAGCTGGCCTATGACGAGTCCATAAGGCCCAGGACCCTTGAAGAGTACATCGGCCAGGAATCCATAAAGAAAAACCTGAAAGTATTCCTGGAGGCGGCCCTGAAAAGGGGAGAGGCCCTCGATCACGTGCTCCTTTACGGCGCACCGGGCCTGGGAAAGACGACGCTCGCCGCCATCATTGCCCGCGAGCTCGGCAGGAACCTCCGCTCCACGTCGGGCCCCGCCATCGAGCGCCCCATAGACCTCATCATCACCCTGAAATCCCTGAAAGAGGGCGATGTCCTCTTTATTGACGAGATTCACCGCCTCAGGAGGCCCATCGAGGAGATTCTCTATCCCGCCATGGAGGACTTCACCCTTGACCGCGTGATGAGCAAGGGAGTAGCTGCCCGGCCCATCAAGATCGACATCCCCCGCTTCACGCTCATAGGCGCCACCACCAGGGGAGGCGCCATATCGTCGCCTCTCAGGGCGCGCTTCGGCATCATCTTTTCCATGGGATTCTACGAGGCGGCCCACCTGAGGCAGATTGTTTCGAGGGCCTCCAGGATACTCCGCGTCTCACTGGAGGATGAGTCGGCCGTCGAGATTGCAGGCCGCTCCCGGGGGACGCCCCGCATCGCCAACAGGCTTCTCCGGCGTCTCCGCGATTTCGCCGAGGTGAAAGGCGGCGGCACAATCACCATCACGCTTGCCCGCCATGCTCTAGAGCAGCTCGGGATTGACAGGCATGGCCTTGATTCCGTTGACAGGAAGCTCCTGGAGATCCTGGTGGTGAAGTTCAGGGGCAAGCCCGTGGGAATTGAAACCATCGCCGCATCGCTGGGCGAAGAGCCGGAGAACATAGAGGAAGTGTACGAGCCTTACCTGCTGCAGCTCGGCTTTATCGACAAGACCAACAGGGGAAGGGTGGCAACGGCTCCCGCCTTCGAGTACCTGGGAGTGCCGATGCCTCTCTGA
- a CDS encoding NUDIX domain-containing protein: protein MTKKEYDASHYEHPSVTVDMVIFTIQDDELKVLLAKRKNWPYKDRWAIPGGFVRMKESLDDAAKRELYEETHVKDVYLEQLYAFGDPKRDPRTRVITIAYYALVKSEDLTILADTDVKDVKWHSTAKLPKLAFDHEKIVSFALRRLRSKILTSNISFQLLPEHFTLTELQKVYETVLGRPLDKRNFRRKVLSLGVIKETEEKKLEGRHRPAQLFTFNPEADLD, encoded by the coding sequence ATGACCAAGAAAGAATACGACGCCTCGCATTATGAGCATCCCTCCGTCACCGTTGACATGGTGATATTCACCATCCAGGACGACGAGCTGAAAGTGCTCCTTGCGAAGAGAAAGAACTGGCCCTACAAGGACCGCTGGGCCATTCCCGGCGGCTTCGTAAGAATGAAGGAGTCCCTTGATGACGCCGCAAAGCGCGAGCTTTACGAGGAGACCCACGTGAAGGATGTCTACCTCGAGCAGCTCTATGCCTTCGGTGATCCGAAGCGCGACCCCAGGACAAGGGTCATCACCATCGCTTACTATGCCCTCGTGAAATCAGAGGATCTCACGATACTCGCCGATACCGACGTGAAAGATGTGAAATGGCACTCGACGGCAAAGCTCCCGAAGCTCGCCTTCGACCATGAGAAGATTGTCAGCTTTGCCCTCAGGCGCCTCCGCTCCAAGATACTCACGTCCAACATCTCCTTCCAGCTCCTGCCTGAGCATTTCACCCTCACGGAGCTCCAGAAAGTCTATGAGACTGTGCTGGGGAGGCCGCTCGACAAGCGGAATTTCAGGAGAAAAGTCCTCTCCCTTGGCGTGATAAAAGAGACTGAGGAGAAGAAGCTCGAGGGGCGCCACAGGCCCGCCCAGCTCTTCACTTTCAACCCGGAGGCCGACCTGGACTGA
- a CDS encoding formylglycine-generating enzyme family protein codes for MTQAAQLEKLSLDLGSGVKLELVKCPAGKFMMGSPETENGHSVYEGPRHEVNFTEPFYMGIYPVTREQWVQVMGGDPSEGSKHHKARFLQPEHLGKMVEGDPSQFPGKPTQPVDSVSWKDAQEFCKRVSALTGKKVHLPSEAEWEYACRAGSTARFCFGDDPACKELTEYAWFTANSNDYTYPVGQKKPNDWGIYDMHGNVVEWMQDGLHYTYEGAPTDGSSWEANHKITPSGECRMMRGGCNNSHGEGCRSAGRDWGPKKNRCGDVGFRVAASM; via the coding sequence ATGACGCAAGCCGCTCAACTAGAGAAACTGTCCCTTGACCTGGGCAGCGGGGTGAAGCTGGAACTGGTGAAGTGCCCTGCGGGAAAGTTCATGATGGGCTCTCCTGAAACGGAAAACGGCCACAGTGTTTATGAAGGGCCCCGCCACGAGGTGAATTTTACCGAGCCCTTCTATATGGGAATCTATCCCGTGACGAGAGAGCAGTGGGTCCAGGTAATGGGAGGCGACCCCAGCGAAGGATCGAAGCACCACAAGGCCCGTTTCCTCCAGCCTGAGCACCTGGGCAAAATGGTGGAAGGCGATCCGAGCCAGTTCCCCGGCAAGCCCACCCAGCCCGTGGACAGCGTGAGCTGGAAGGACGCCCAGGAGTTCTGCAAAAGGGTGAGCGCCCTGACGGGCAAGAAGGTTCACCTGCCCAGCGAGGCGGAGTGGGAATATGCCTGCCGCGCCGGTTCGACAGCCCGCTTCTGCTTCGGCGACGATCCCGCGTGCAAAGAACTCACCGAATACGCCTGGTTCACCGCCAACAGTAATGATTACACCTATCCCGTGGGCCAGAAGAAGCCCAATGATTGGGGAATATATGACATGCACGGCAACGTGGTGGAGTGGATGCAGGATGGGCTTCACTATACCTATGAAGGAGCGCCCACCGACGGGAGCTCCTGGGAGGCCAATCACAAAATAACCCCATCAGGTGAATGCCGCATGATGCGTGGCGGCTGCAATAACAGCCACGGCGAAGGCTGCCGTTCCGCCGGCCGCGACTGGGGGCCAAAAAAGAACCGCTGCGGCGACGTGGGCTTCCGCGTGGCGGCTTCGATGTGA
- a CDS encoding clostripain-related cysteine peptidase — MEITGSTAMKPSEGPRFQPLNREAFERASEAPDTASPCEIFEQGAENSCTTKASAKSIFTSEAPSSSLPPGTGGIARSHRQWTVLYYANGNCDLQQDIEESVKNLESMGSDDRIAFAAQVAHGDQGGTTERILLKKPTWMGMKKNSEVLENLGSTNMAHPQVLKDFISWGMKRFPAEHYAVILSGHGMGFIGSMPDEVHDDILLTPELKSALDTAVKESGRRIDILGFDSCLMANAETAYAARDAADFLVGSEEVLVSGNWDYRAFAEKMKEEASGDGLTVGEALEAMVKSQYNGTLLTSSIIDCRQMPGFAGKLKDFSEKLLATPASPSAVRRAFREAQHYCQPAILAQAANGDINTKPMDQMRDVISLALSVMKRGEIDDGPLKSSARDLAKFIADKVVIFEMHRKNSGLGESSGMSLYAPAGEAEKYADYYSGKISLGQDTGWGKVIRKYGL, encoded by the coding sequence ATGGAGATAACCGGCAGCACTGCGATGAAACCGTCGGAAGGCCCGAGGTTCCAGCCCCTCAACAGGGAGGCTTTTGAGAGGGCTTCGGAAGCGCCCGACACTGCCTCACCCTGCGAGATCTTTGAACAAGGGGCGGAAAACTCCTGCACAACAAAGGCATCAGCGAAGAGCATCTTCACCAGTGAAGCGCCGTCGTCTTCCCTACCCCCCGGTACCGGCGGCATTGCCCGGTCTCACCGCCAGTGGACCGTCCTTTACTATGCCAACGGGAACTGCGACCTCCAGCAAGACATCGAGGAAAGCGTGAAAAATCTCGAATCGATGGGGAGTGACGACAGGATCGCCTTTGCCGCCCAGGTGGCCCATGGCGACCAGGGAGGCACCACCGAGAGGATTCTTCTTAAAAAGCCCACGTGGATGGGAATGAAGAAAAACTCCGAGGTCCTGGAAAACCTGGGGAGCACCAACATGGCCCACCCGCAGGTCCTCAAGGATTTCATCAGCTGGGGCATGAAGCGCTTTCCCGCCGAGCACTATGCCGTGATTCTCAGCGGCCATGGGATGGGCTTCATAGGCTCCATGCCCGACGAGGTCCATGATGACATTCTTCTCACCCCCGAGCTCAAATCAGCCCTGGACACGGCAGTGAAGGAGAGCGGCCGCAGGATTGACATCCTGGGCTTTGACTCCTGCCTGATGGCCAACGCCGAGACTGCTTACGCGGCCAGGGATGCCGCCGATTTCCTCGTAGGCTCCGAGGAGGTCCTCGTGAGCGGGAACTGGGACTACCGCGCCTTTGCGGAAAAGATGAAGGAAGAGGCCAGCGGCGACGGCCTTACCGTAGGCGAAGCCCTGGAGGCCATGGTGAAATCGCAGTACAACGGCACCCTTCTTACCTCATCGATCATAGACTGCCGCCAGATGCCGGGATTTGCCGGAAAGCTCAAGGATTTTTCCGAGAAGCTCCTTGCCACGCCCGCCTCTCCCTCAGCCGTGAGGCGCGCCTTCAGGGAGGCCCAGCACTACTGCCAGCCTGCCATACTGGCCCAGGCGGCCAATGGCGATATCAACACAAAGCCCATGGATCAGATGCGCGACGTCATCTCCCTGGCACTTTCCGTGATGAAAAGAGGGGAGATAGACGATGGCCCCCTCAAGAGCTCGGCGCGGGACCTCGCGAAGTTCATCGCCGACAAGGTGGTGATCTTTGAGATGCACAGAAAGAACTCCGGCCTTGGCGAGTCGTCGGGGATGTCCCTTTACGCCCCTGCCGGCGAGGCTGAGAAATACGCCGATTACTATTCCGGGAAGATCTCCCTCGGCCAGGACACCGGCTGGGGCAAGGTGATAAGAAAATACGGCCTCTGA
- a CDS encoding ATPase, T2SS/T4P/T4SS family, whose protein sequence is MKKEIGALLVEHSLVTEQQFQEASDLAAKVNEPVRKILVSMGFVTENDITEVIGKHMGVHFVDLDNFELDSAISRSIPEHLAHRYKVIPIAQKNNRLTLAMADPLNVKAVDDIGLITGFDIEPVIAAEEAIEKAIHRQFGVTDISAMDFSPAEVEDAAEEEIALDKLKELMDEAPIVRVVNLIISQAINDKTTDIHIEPEQKRVRVMYRVDGVLHDVIEPPKHIQIPMVARIKIIADMDIAERRVPQDGLIHLRHDSKEFYLHISTVPCVHGEKVLMRIIDETSVMRALDKGSQVRFSRQGERRRPEKVMYKTFHPDQALKNLLQIYETGWSGDNSPIEFVESGSGPLIWAGFKVNPELDHIAFACLYLVTRYWSILSEQQACSALRRAWKSADQAEKAYNALQQDLPLRYQGSFRAFPLLACLEILQGREELDATEKVPYDMLGHSRSDVRLYAYKSLWLYRSHCDVERALPILFKNIDHTLGYVEEAIGLARSLLDSDAEFFRRAAEIEPGMSSQFSRRIEETRRRGFLPQCVSFFVDFDRMIQKVAEEVPQG, encoded by the coding sequence ATGAAGAAGGAAATCGGGGCGCTTCTAGTGGAGCATAGCCTTGTCACAGAGCAGCAGTTTCAAGAAGCGTCTGATCTGGCCGCAAAGGTCAATGAGCCTGTCCGGAAGATTCTCGTCAGCATGGGATTTGTCACGGAGAATGATATCACAGAGGTTATAGGAAAGCATATGGGAGTCCATTTTGTTGACCTCGACAACTTCGAGCTTGACAGTGCGATCTCCCGCTCGATTCCAGAGCATCTTGCTCATCGATATAAAGTGATTCCAATCGCACAGAAGAATAACAGGTTAACACTGGCGATGGCTGATCCCCTGAACGTCAAGGCGGTCGATGATATAGGGCTCATTACGGGCTTTGACATTGAACCGGTCATAGCTGCTGAAGAGGCGATTGAAAAGGCGATACACAGGCAATTTGGAGTCACTGACATCAGTGCAATGGATTTCAGTCCTGCTGAGGTTGAAGATGCCGCTGAAGAGGAGATTGCGCTCGACAAACTTAAGGAGCTCATGGATGAGGCACCAATCGTCCGTGTGGTGAACCTCATCATCTCTCAGGCGATCAACGATAAAACTACCGATATTCACATAGAGCCGGAGCAGAAGAGAGTGCGTGTGATGTACCGTGTGGACGGCGTGCTCCACGATGTAATAGAACCTCCAAAGCACATTCAGATACCGATGGTTGCACGTATCAAGATTATTGCTGATATGGACATCGCAGAGAGGAGAGTCCCTCAAGACGGCCTGATCCATCTTCGCCACGACAGCAAGGAGTTCTACCTGCATATCTCTACGGTTCCCTGTGTCCACGGGGAGAAGGTTCTTATGAGAATCATCGATGAAACCTCCGTCATGCGTGCTTTGGATAAAGGATCTCAGGTGCGTTTCAGCCGGCAAGGAGAGCGCCGCCGGCCAGAGAAAGTGATGTACAAGACATTTCATCCGGATCAGGCACTGAAGAACCTGCTGCAAATTTATGAGACCGGATGGTCCGGGGATAATTCGCCAATAGAATTTGTGGAGAGCGGAAGCGGCCCCCTGATATGGGCAGGCTTCAAGGTCAATCCCGAGCTTGATCACATAGCCTTTGCATGCCTTTATCTCGTCACCCGCTACTGGAGCATTCTCTCTGAACAGCAGGCATGCTCCGCCCTGAGGCGGGCCTGGAAGTCTGCCGACCAGGCTGAGAAGGCTTATAATGCGCTTCAACAAGACCTGCCGTTGCGTTATCAGGGTTCTTTTCGAGCGTTTCCCCTGCTGGCCTGCCTGGAGATTCTCCAGGGCCGGGAGGAGCTCGACGCAACTGAAAAGGTCCCCTATGATATGCTTGGACATTCACGCTCGGATGTGCGTCTTTACGCTTATAAGTCCCTGTGGCTCTACCGGAGCCACTGTGATGTGGAAAGAGCCTTGCCCATCCTGTTTAAAAACATTGATCATACGCTCGGATATGTGGAAGAAGCCATAGGACTGGCACGATCTCTGCTCGACAGCGATGCTGAGTTCTTTCGGCGTGCCGCGGAGATTGAGCCCGGTATGTCCTCTCAGTTCTCGCGACGCATTGAAGAAACGAGACGGCGGGGCTTCCTGCCCCAATGTGTAAGTTTTTTCGTGGATTTCGACAGGATGATTCAGAAAGTCGCCGAAGAGGTGCCGCAAGGCTAA
- a CDS encoding HNH endonuclease signature motif containing protein — MDTHETHSISNMFLPDEEELLHLGDSLSSQDCEDMLLLPEPYELPAEGPCRPEHLVKITREGLIPEAERLTGDITFGSIDRDERASRIDFTLCEAVRGRQALDIVLGGLLVTLKTKGVDQLGYRSMGVFATEHLSFSGRTASELMHNFRLLKVLPLTREAYLEGKIAKSALRSLSRVITPQNESWWLAVAEVRSLCGLEREVKRALASGSAALAAPSADASEDGDGGTMMYFSVAPSLALTWDFALSLFRDREHYDGPLSGFVEALLANFLASGEAAPELPALDAEGNRPLFSRVPLLKRRMGNRRISDPDEAGGEQTGGSPWELPWSIHFPSWLEEVRTEREAGGSARAIANRLIRAASIRQRLDVATGMLLRAMDERRLHCLLGYQFIEDYAGERCGFSMAQTRQLIRLAEGFHRHSLTDKAFKEGTITREQARLILPLVDSRNESQWIAYAASVPTVDLREEARRIGRILEYDCLASHNFMILPGFRYVTDERFHDLPEEVQVLIRSGSWYTGPSLNPSWPLESDDEELVASRDRRFDAPWKYFNDVDEMRASEASHEIERNSRLCAGLAAPQNQGQDSESALCAAEKARELCTMPRGEGPEETFLVDILSAGNPSQAAGGSMMIKFFLPRELERVWNLAAHAFLARLALAEGAESLKSPEENFLAALLADYLKTEGTLKKAAHHHKILKRDRFRCQIPGCRCRRGLHVHHIIRRSQGGTDDEWNLIVLCEACHLHLLHGLRTLTVKGRAPDCLTFTFGSLSEGTPFLVYEKGLLTRIPAIP, encoded by the coding sequence ATGGATACACATGAGACCCATTCTATCTCCAATATGTTCCTCCCTGATGAAGAAGAGCTTCTTCACCTCGGTGATTCGCTTTCTTCACAGGACTGCGAGGATATGCTCCTCCTCCCGGAGCCTTATGAGCTTCCCGCGGAGGGGCCCTGCAGGCCTGAGCACCTCGTCAAAATCACCAGGGAAGGCCTCATCCCCGAAGCGGAAAGGCTCACCGGGGACATCACCTTCGGCTCAATCGACAGGGATGAGCGGGCATCACGGATCGATTTCACCCTCTGTGAGGCAGTCCGCGGCCGCCAGGCGCTGGACATTGTGCTTGGGGGCCTTCTTGTCACTCTTAAAACGAAAGGGGTTGATCAGTTAGGATACCGCTCCATGGGAGTCTTCGCCACGGAGCATCTCTCGTTCTCGGGGCGCACCGCGTCGGAGCTGATGCACAATTTCCGGCTCCTCAAGGTGCTCCCCCTCACCCGGGAGGCTTATCTTGAGGGAAAAATCGCGAAGAGCGCCCTGAGATCTCTCTCGAGGGTCATCACGCCTCAGAACGAGTCCTGGTGGCTCGCCGTTGCAGAGGTGCGATCCCTGTGCGGTCTTGAGCGGGAAGTGAAAAGGGCCCTCGCCTCTGGGAGTGCCGCATTGGCGGCCCCTTCCGCCGATGCTTCCGAAGACGGTGACGGGGGCACGATGATGTATTTCAGCGTGGCGCCCTCACTTGCCCTCACCTGGGATTTCGCCCTGTCCCTCTTCAGGGACAGGGAGCATTATGACGGGCCGCTCTCAGGCTTTGTGGAGGCGCTCCTTGCAAACTTCCTGGCCTCGGGGGAAGCCGCTCCGGAGCTTCCGGCGCTAGATGCCGAGGGGAACCGCCCCCTCTTCTCCCGGGTGCCTCTTTTAAAGAGGAGGATGGGAAACCGTCGCATCAGCGATCCCGACGAGGCCGGCGGGGAGCAGACCGGCGGCTCTCCCTGGGAGCTGCCCTGGAGCATCCATTTCCCATCGTGGCTGGAAGAGGTCCGGACGGAAAGAGAGGCCGGGGGCTCCGCCAGGGCGATTGCGAATCGCCTCATCAGGGCCGCTTCAATCCGACAGAGGCTCGACGTGGCGACAGGGATGCTCCTGCGGGCAATGGACGAGAGGCGGCTCCATTGCCTTCTCGGCTATCAGTTCATCGAGGACTACGCCGGGGAGCGCTGCGGCTTCTCGATGGCCCAGACCCGCCAGCTCATAAGGCTCGCCGAGGGCTTCCACCGCCACTCCCTCACCGATAAGGCCTTTAAAGAGGGCACCATCACCAGGGAGCAGGCCCGCCTCATTCTGCCTCTTGTTGACTCCAGGAATGAATCGCAATGGATCGCCTATGCGGCAAGCGTGCCCACTGTTGACCTCAGGGAAGAAGCCCGGCGCATCGGGAGAATCCTGGAATATGACTGCCTTGCTTCACACAATTTTATGATTCTTCCCGGCTTCCGCTATGTCACTGACGAGAGGTTTCACGACCTGCCGGAGGAGGTGCAGGTCCTCATAAGGAGCGGGTCCTGGTATACAGGCCCTTCCCTCAATCCTTCGTGGCCTCTTGAGTCAGATGACGAGGAGCTCGTCGCTTCCCGCGACAGGCGCTTTGATGCGCCCTGGAAGTATTTCAACGATGTTGATGAGATGAGGGCCTCCGAGGCTTCCCATGAAATTGAAAGAAATTCGCGCCTGTGTGCGGGGCTCGCAGCACCTCAGAACCAGGGGCAGGATTCTGAGTCAGCCCTCTGTGCAGCTGAAAAGGCCCGGGAGCTCTGCACCATGCCCCGGGGCGAGGGCCCCGAGGAGACTTTCCTTGTGGATATCCTCTCGGCGGGAAATCCCTCGCAGGCGGCAGGGGGCTCCATGATGATAAAATTCTTTCTCCCCCGGGAGCTTGAGAGGGTCTGGAACCTGGCAGCCCATGCCTTTCTCGCTCGTCTTGCCCTGGCGGAAGGCGCCGAGAGCCTCAAGAGCCCTGAAGAAAATTTCCTTGCGGCGCTCCTTGCCGACTATCTCAAGACCGAGGGAACCTTGAAAAAAGCGGCCCATCATCACAAAATCCTGAAAAGGGACCGGTTCCGCTGCCAGATCCCGGGCTGCCGCTGCAGGCGGGGCCTCCACGTTCATCATATCATCAGGCGCTCCCAGGGCGGCACCGATGACGAGTGGAACCTCATCGTGCTCTGTGAAGCCTGCCATCTGCACCTCCTCCACGGACTTCGGACCCTCACCGTGAAGGGCAGGGCGCCCGACTGCCTCACCTTCACCTTCGGCTCTCTCTCGGAAGGCACCCCTTTCCTGGTCTATGAAAAGGGGCTCCTGACGCGGATTCCGGCGATTCCATAA